A part of Miscanthus floridulus cultivar M001 chromosome 6, ASM1932011v1, whole genome shotgun sequence genomic DNA contains:
- the LOC136456729 gene encoding uncharacterized protein: MRPFHTPRPNLNQHHRARPGGDPGPPHLPGTHMHPAFPPPVPNLAAAANPMAAAAAANPFLALQLLGQAQQLQNLGFLAAAALQQQQQAPFFTGGQFAPFAGGPPPAGFNGGGAFRPGGPGFCGPRPPSPMMSHAGNGPNNNNSAGSGGSSRPILNVGRKDHNSFGSGGTPGPIIDVGRKDQNSSAGGNGEVYHFENKAAGSISNFASESGNKITDQKSGFSTGRDGRGGRQFGAFRGRGRGRHPNQSHGRGSNNLGEIKSNFMGHKSSASGHCSDIPAPASGGRRKPPPIIYDANEVKRWVEARKKNYPTSVNVNKKLSEIKSDDENKDKDAQLRRQELKEVLAKQQELGFDLPELPPGYLSDTGDQCIENKNSRKTQCRDSHFGNRFNNNKRPRYERGGFQSKRSKVWNRTPRADDAMAKSREPTLLQKLLSSDIKRDRRRLLQVFKFMTLNNFFKDWPNKPLQFPSVKVNQIEIGSNIGTDDLENAEMANGSILGVNENGEWKELCSIDEEDTDSANHNDEDEDDGGVGAEEDAYEEQFNEPEDDTAV; this comes from the exons ATGCGCCCCTTCCACACTCCCCGCCCCAACCTCAACCAACACCACCGCGCACGGCCCGGCGGCGACCCGGGCCCGCCTCACCTTCCCGGTACCCACATGCACCCCGCCTTCCCGCCGCCTGTCCCcaacctcgccgccgccgccaaccccatggctgcagcggcggcggccaacCCTTTTCTGGCGCTGCAGCTCCTCGGCCAGGCCCAGCAGCTCCAGAATCTCGgtttcctcgccgccgccgcgctccagcagcagcagcaggcgccgttcttTACCGGAGGGCAGTTTGCGCCCTTCGCGGGCGGCCCCCCGCCTGCCGGTTTCAATGGCGGCGGGGCCTTTCGGCCTGGCGGTCCTGGGTTTTGTGGCCCGCGGCCACCCAGTCCCATGATGAGCCATGCGGGGAACGgtcccaacaacaacaacagcgctGGAAGCGGGGGATCGTCGAGGCCGATTCTTAACGTTGGGAGGAAGGACCACAACAGCTTTGGCAGCGGTGGCACGCCGGGGCCGATTATCGACGTTGGGAGGAAGGACCAGAATAGCAGTGCTGGCGGCAACGGCGAG GTGTATCACTTTGAGAATAAAGCAGCTGGCAGCATATCTAATTTTGCCTCTGAAAGTGGGAACAAAATAACAGATCAGAAATCAGGATTTAGCACTGGAAGAGATGGTAGAGGTGGCAGGCAATTTGGTGCATTTAGAGGGAGGGGCAGAGGAAGACACCCTAATCAAAGTCATGGAAGAG GAAGCAACAACTTGGGAGAAATAAAATCAAACTTCATGGGCCACAAAAGTTCAGCATCAGGACATTGCAGTGATATTCCAGCTCCAGCATCTGGAGGACGCCGAAA GCCCCCTCCAATAATTTATGACGCAAATGAAGTTAAACGATGGGTAGAGGCACGAAAGAAGAACTACCCTACAAGTGTCAACGTAAATAAG AAGTTGTCTGAGATAAAGTCAGATGATGAAAACAAGGACAAAGATGCCCAGCTACGACGTCAG GAGCTCAAGGAAGTCCTAGCAAAGCAGCAAGAACTGGGTTTTGACCTACCTGAGCTACCACCTGGCTATCTATCAGACACTGGGGATCAATGCATCGAAAATAAAAATAGTAGGAAAACTCAATGCAGGGATTCCCATTTTGGAAATCGTTTCAATAATAACAAAAGACCAAGGTATGAGCGTGGAGGTTTTCAGTCTAAAAGATCTAAGGTATGGAACCGTACTCCTCGCGCTGATGATGCAATGGCCAAGAGCAGAGAACCAACCCTCCTGCAGAAGCTTCTTAGTTCTGATATCAAGAGGGATAGACGTAGACTTCTCCAGGTGTTCAAATTCATGACCTTGAACAATTTCTTTAAGGACTGGCCTAATAAGCCTCTACAGTTTCCTAGTGTTAAGGTGAATCAGATTGAAATAGGAAGTAATATTGGTACAGACGACTTGGAGAATGCCGAGATGGCCAACGGCAGCATCCTTGGTGTAAACGAAAATGGTGAGTGGAAAGAGTTGTGCTCGATTGATGAAGAAGATACTGATAGTGCCAACCACAACGATGAAGATGAAGACGACGGTGGTGTCGGGGCCGAGGAGGATGCGTACGAAGAGCAATTTAATGAGCCTGAAGATGATACCGCTGTCTGA
- the LOC136456730 gene encoding type I inositol polyphosphate 5-phosphatase 10-like isoform X2 → MASTGKGKTKGCGPKLFTTKEKTAAKSTNNPSCHAAKLAPSSSKASSSSPLRTLSVKSMRLSHFLAQSSNNTTTEPIRIFVSTWNVGGKTPTAALNMDDFLPPDDNSDIYVLGFQEIVPLNAGNVLVIEDNEPAARWLVLINQSLNRPADIDANVFQHEPSPSVDSSSSRASSSLDTSFSDLSKTASGTTIFQKSLLKAISKSFMPVHRKQLKACNCPVEMTKTSYRDACFGCKKAYADETDSSGEDEEEKGKDKEKSRDSDGFVVDGITSGPAIRDPLKYNLIACKQMVGIFVTVWVKKELVQHIGHLRKSCIGRGILGCLGNKGCISISMTLHQTSFCFVCSHLASGQKEGDEFRRNSDVLEILRLTMFSRICRRAGRKIPEKILDHDKVIWLGDLNYRIALSYADTKKLLMENDWDALFEKDQLKIERDAGRVFKGWDEGKIYFAPTYKYSFNSDAYAGETATSKKKRRTPAWCDRILWRGDGIVQLSYYRGESRFSDHRPVCGTFVVEVEVLNKMTKRRSSNADLRIDAEELLPTGKGKGIA, encoded by the exons ATGGCGTCCACTGGCAAGGGAAAAACAAAG GGTTGTGGCCCAAAACTTTTCACAACAAAGGAGAAGACAGCTGCTAAGAGCACAAACAATCCAAGCTGCCATGCTG CTAAGCTCGCGCCAAGTTCTTCTaaggcatcatcatcatcccccTTGAGAACGCTTTCAG TTAAGAGCATGCGCCTCAGCCATTTCCTTGCCCAATCTTCTAATAACACTACAACTGAACCCATCAG AATATTTGTTTCCACCTGGAATGTTGGAGGAAAAACACCTACTGCTGCACTGAACATGGATGATTTTCTGCCCCCTGATGACAATTCGGATATTTATGTTTTGGG TTTTCAGGAAATTGTTCCTCTCAATGCTGGTAATGTGCTTGTGATAGAAGACAATGAACCAGCTGCCAGATGGCTTGTTCTTATAAACCAATCACTAAATCGACCAGCTGACATTGATGCCAACGTCTTTCAGCATGAACCATCTCCCTCTGTTGATTCTTCTTCCTCTCGAGCTTCATCAAGCCTTGACACCTCATTCTCTGACCTATCAAAAACAGCAAGTGGCACCACTATCTTTCAGAAATCCTTGCTAAAAGCCATTAGCAAATCTTTCATGCCAGTCCATAGAAAACAACTTAAGGCCTGCAATTGCCCGGTAGAAATGACCAAAACGTCCTACAGGGATGCTTGCTTTGGATGTAAAAAAGCATATGCAGATGAGACTGATTCCTCTGGAGAGGATGAAGAAGAGAAAGGGAAAGATAAAGAGAAATCAAGGGACTCTGATGGCTTTGTGGTCGATGGAATTACTTCTGGTCCTGCCATTAGGGATCCACTAAAATATAATCTCATAGCGTGCAAACAAATGGTTGGCATTTTTGTTACTGTGTGGGTGAAGAAAGAACTAGTACAACATATTGGGCATCTAAGGAAGTCTTGCATAGGGCGCGGGATTCTGGGCTGTCTTGGAAACAAG GGATGTATATCAATAAGCATGACACTGCACCAGACAAGCTTTTGTTTTGTCTGCAGCCATTTGGCTTCAGGTCAAAAAGAAGGAGACGAATTCAGGAGGAACTCGGATGTTCTAGAGATACTGAGGCTCACAATGTTTTCGAGGATTTGTAGAAGAGCTGGAAGAAAAATCCCGGAGAAAATACTTGATCATGA TAAGGTGATATGGCTTGGTGATCTGAACTACCGTATTGCACTGAGCTATGCAGATACCAAGAAGCTTTTAATGGAAAATGACTGGGATGCTCTTTTTGAAAAGGATCAG CTTAAAATTGAACGGGATGCTGGGCGAGTATTTAAGGGTTGGGATGAGGGGAAGATATATTTTGCTCCAACATACAAGTACTCCTTTAACTCAGATGCTTATGCTGGTGAGACTGCAACatcaaagaaaaagagaagaacTCCTGCGTG GTGTGATAGAATATTGTGGCGTGGGGATGGAATTGTGCAGTTATCCTACTACCGTGGGGAGTCTAGATTTTCGGATCACCGTCCTGTTTGCGGAACCTTCGTTGTTGAGGTTGAGGTACTAAACAAGATGACGAAGAGGCGCTCATCAAATGCTGACTTGAGAATTGACGCTGAAGAGCTCTTACCCACGGGCAAGGGTAAAG GCATCGCATGA
- the LOC136459298 gene encoding pentatricopeptide repeat-containing protein At2g02980, chloroplastic-like, which produces MHLLKPKEAAALPREALEAHIVSLLRRCRGLLALRSAHAHLTRIRLPRLTAAFALSKLLAACASAPAPPAAAASFYARSLFDQIPDPTAFCYNSLIRALPSSGPAPALAVYRRMLRAGSPHPNTFTLAFALKACAAVPAPGEGRQLHAQALRQGLEASAYVQTGLLNLYAKCEHVALARTVFDGMVGDKSLVAWSAMISGYSRVGMVNEALGLFREMQVVGVEPDEVTMVGVISACAKAGALDLGKWVHAYIDRKGITVDLELSTALIDMYAKCGLIERARGVFDAMVKKDMKAWSAMIVGFAIHGLVEDALGLFSRMLELKVRPNNVTFIGVLSACAHSGLVDDGRRYWSIMQNLGIKPSMENYGCMVDLLCRSGLLDDAYSFVIGMPVSPNSIIWRTLLVACKSLNRIDIAESASKRLLELDPHNPENYVLLSNLYASNSQWNRVSYLRKKMKDSNVTAVAGCSSIEINGYLHEFVVSDDSHPEIKEIRLVLREIADRVRRAGHKPWTAAVLHDVGEEEKEVALCEHSERLAIAYGLLKTIAPHVIRVVKNLRFCPDCHEVAKIISKSFNREIIVRDRVRFHKFMGGSCSCKDFW; this is translated from the exons ATGCACCTGCTCAAACCGAAGGAAGCCGCCGCACTCCCGCGCGAGGCCCTCGAGGCCCACATCGTCTCACTGCTCCGCCGATGCCGGGGCCTCCTCGCGCTCCGCAGCGCGCACGCGCACCTCACTCGGATCCGCCTCCCACGCCTCACCGCCGCCTTCGCGCTCTCCAAGCTCCTCGCCGCCTGCGCCTCGGCGCCTGCTCCCCCAGCGGCCGCGGCGTCCTTCTACGCCCGCAGCCTGTTCGACCAAATCCCCGACCCGACGGCCTTCTGCTACAACTCCCTCATCCGCGCGCTCCCCTCCTCGGGCCCCGCCCCCGCCCTGGCCGTCTACCGCCGCATGCTGCGGGCGGGGTCCCCGCATCCCAACACCTTCACGCTCGCGTTCGCGCTCAAGGCGTGCGCGGCCGTGCCAGCTCCTGGCGAGGGGCGGCAGCTGCACGCGCAGGCGCTCCGCCAGGGGCTAGAGGCAAGCGCCTACGTGCAGACCGGACTGCTCAACCTCTACGCCAAGTGCGAGCATGTTGCGCTTGCGAGGACGGTGTTTGATGGCATGGTCGGGGACAAGAGTCTGGTCGCTTGGAGCGCGATGATCAGTGGGTACTCGAGGGTGGGGATGGTGAATGAAGCGTTGGGGCTGTTCCGGGAGATGCAGGTGGTGGGGGTGGAGCCGGATGAGGTCACCATGGTCGGTGTGATATCTGCTTGCGCCAAGGCGGGGGCACTTGATTTGGGGAAGTGGGTGCATGCTTATATCGATAGGAAAGGTATCACTGTCGATCTGGAGCTGAGCACCGCTTTGATCGATATGTATGCTAAGTGTGGGTTGATAGAGCGGGCGAGAGGAGTTTTTGATGCGATGGTAAAGAAGGATATGAAGGCATGGAGCGCAATGATAGTTGGATTTGCAATTCATGGGCTTGTAGAGGATGCATTGGGACTTTTCTCAAGAATGCTAGAGCTCAAG GTGAGGCCTAACAATGTCACCTTTATCGGCGTGCTGTCAGCCTGTGCTCATAGTGGGTTAGTGGACGATGGGCGACGGTATTGGTCTATTATGCAAAATTTGGGAATTAAACCTTCAATGGAGAATTATGGCTGCATGGTTGACCTCTTGTGTCGATCTGGCCTTCTGGATGATGCTTACTCCTTCGTTATTGGTATGCCTGTCTCACCAAATTCAATAATCTGGAGGACTCTTCTTGTGGCCTGTAAAAGCTTGAACAGGATTGACATAGCGGAATCAGCATCAAAGAGGCTCCTTGAGTTGGATCCTCACAATCCAGAGAACTACGTTCTGCTCTCCAACTTGTACGCATCGAACTCCCAGTGGAACAGAGTGAGCTatttgaggaagaagatgaaagaCAGCAATGTTACTGCTGTTGCTGGATGCAGTTCAATTGAAATAAACGGCTACTTGCATGAGTTTGTGGTGAGCGATGATTCACACCCTGAAATCAAGGAGATAAGACTGGTCCTGAGAGAAATAGCAGACCGGGTGCGACGAGCTGGCCACAAACCTTGGACTGCAGCCGTTCTGCATGACGTTGGTGAAGAGGAAAAGGAAGTTGCACTTTGTGAACATAGTGAGAGACTAGCCATCGCATATGGATTGCTAAAGACAATAGCCCCTCATGTCATTCGGGTGGTAAAGAACTTGAGATTTTGCCCTGATTGTCATGAAGTGGCAAAAATAATAAGCAAGTCATTCAACCGAGAAATCATCGTTAGGGATCGCGTTCGTTTCCACAAATTTATGGGAGGAAGTTGCTCTTGTAAGGACTTTTGgtga
- the LOC136456730 gene encoding type I inositol polyphosphate 5-phosphatase 10-like isoform X3: MASTGKGKTKGCGPKLFTTKEKTAAKSTNNPSCHAAKLAPSSSKASSSSPLRTLSEVKSMRLSHFLAQSSNNTTTEPIRIFVSTWNVGGKTPTAALNMDDFLPPDDNSDIYVLGFQEIVPLNAGNVLVIEDNEPAARWLVLINQSLNRPADIDANVFQHEPSPSVDSSSSRASSSLDTSFSDLSKTASGTTIFQKSLLKAISKSFMPVHRKQLKACNCPVEMTKTSYRDACFGCKKAYADETDSSGEDEEEKGKDKEKSRDSDGFVVDGITSGPAIRDPLKYNLIACKQMVGIFVTVWVKKELVQHIGHLRKSCIGRGILGCLGNKGCISISMTLHQTSFCFVCSHLASGQKEGDEFRRNSDVLEILRLTMFSRICRRAGRKIPEKILDHDKVIWLGDLNYRIALSYADTKKLLMENDWDALFEKDQLKIERDAGRVFKGWDEGKIYFAPTYKYSFNSDAYAGETATSKKKRRTPAC, encoded by the exons ATGGCGTCCACTGGCAAGGGAAAAACAAAG GGTTGTGGCCCAAAACTTTTCACAACAAAGGAGAAGACAGCTGCTAAGAGCACAAACAATCCAAGCTGCCATGCTG CTAAGCTCGCGCCAAGTTCTTCTaaggcatcatcatcatcccccTTGAGAACGCTTTCAG AAGTTAAGAGCATGCGCCTCAGCCATTTCCTTGCCCAATCTTCTAATAACACTACAACTGAACCCATCAG AATATTTGTTTCCACCTGGAATGTTGGAGGAAAAACACCTACTGCTGCACTGAACATGGATGATTTTCTGCCCCCTGATGACAATTCGGATATTTATGTTTTGGG TTTTCAGGAAATTGTTCCTCTCAATGCTGGTAATGTGCTTGTGATAGAAGACAATGAACCAGCTGCCAGATGGCTTGTTCTTATAAACCAATCACTAAATCGACCAGCTGACATTGATGCCAACGTCTTTCAGCATGAACCATCTCCCTCTGTTGATTCTTCTTCCTCTCGAGCTTCATCAAGCCTTGACACCTCATTCTCTGACCTATCAAAAACAGCAAGTGGCACCACTATCTTTCAGAAATCCTTGCTAAAAGCCATTAGCAAATCTTTCATGCCAGTCCATAGAAAACAACTTAAGGCCTGCAATTGCCCGGTAGAAATGACCAAAACGTCCTACAGGGATGCTTGCTTTGGATGTAAAAAAGCATATGCAGATGAGACTGATTCCTCTGGAGAGGATGAAGAAGAGAAAGGGAAAGATAAAGAGAAATCAAGGGACTCTGATGGCTTTGTGGTCGATGGAATTACTTCTGGTCCTGCCATTAGGGATCCACTAAAATATAATCTCATAGCGTGCAAACAAATGGTTGGCATTTTTGTTACTGTGTGGGTGAAGAAAGAACTAGTACAACATATTGGGCATCTAAGGAAGTCTTGCATAGGGCGCGGGATTCTGGGCTGTCTTGGAAACAAG GGATGTATATCAATAAGCATGACACTGCACCAGACAAGCTTTTGTTTTGTCTGCAGCCATTTGGCTTCAGGTCAAAAAGAAGGAGACGAATTCAGGAGGAACTCGGATGTTCTAGAGATACTGAGGCTCACAATGTTTTCGAGGATTTGTAGAAGAGCTGGAAGAAAAATCCCGGAGAAAATACTTGATCATGA TAAGGTGATATGGCTTGGTGATCTGAACTACCGTATTGCACTGAGCTATGCAGATACCAAGAAGCTTTTAATGGAAAATGACTGGGATGCTCTTTTTGAAAAGGATCAG CTTAAAATTGAACGGGATGCTGGGCGAGTATTTAAGGGTTGGGATGAGGGGAAGATATATTTTGCTCCAACATACAAGTACTCCTTTAACTCAGATGCTTATGCTGGTGAGACTGCAACatcaaagaaaaagagaagaacTCCTGCGTG TTGA
- the LOC136459297 gene encoding non-specific lipid transfer protein GPI-anchored 2-like, whose product MAMLGRPTVLVAALAVALAFVMASAQGPAAAPGPAPGISEECFNAVLNMSDCLPYVTAGSTTRHPDKPCCPELAGLLESHPVCLCQLLGGGAESYGVSIDYKRALALPGICRLTAPPVAACAAFGVPIPAGLVPTAAPVSGLSPSSGGPEVPANTPAGSAKSSSHAPGRVTAGGLITLAALPLATAAAGIMF is encoded by the exons ATGGCAATGCTGGGGCGGCCTACGGTGCTTGTTGCAGCGCTGGCCGTGGCGCTGGCGTTCGTGATGGCGTCGGCGCAGGGGCCGGCCGCCGCCCCTGGCCCGGCGCCCGGGATCAGCGAGGAGTGCTTCAACGCGGTGCTCAACATGTCGGACTGCCTGCCGTACGTGACGGCCGGGAGCACGACGCGACACCCGGACAAGCCCTGCTGCCCGGAGCTGGCCGGGCTGCTCGAGTCCCACCCCGTCTGCCTCTGCCAGCTGCTGGGCGGCGGCGCCGAGTCCTACGGCGTCAGCATCGACTACAAGCGCGCGCTCGCGCTCCCGGGGATCTGCCGCCTCACCGCGCCGCCCGTCGCCGCATGCGCAG CTTTCGGAGTCCCTATCCCCGCGGGATTGGTGCCTACTGCCGCGCCCGTGTCAGGCCTCTCTCCATCTTCTGGCGGCCCAGAAGTGCCTG CCAACACGCCGGCCGGGTCAGCCAAATCCTCAAGCCACGCCCCGGGACGCGTCACCGCCGGCGGCCTCATCACCCTCGCCGCGCTACCCCTCGCCACGGCCGCCGCCGGGATTATGTTCTAG
- the LOC136456730 gene encoding type I inositol polyphosphate 5-phosphatase 10-like isoform X1 — protein MASTGKGKTKGCGPKLFTTKEKTAAKSTNNPSCHAAKLAPSSSKASSSSPLRTLSEVKSMRLSHFLAQSSNNTTTEPIRIFVSTWNVGGKTPTAALNMDDFLPPDDNSDIYVLGFQEIVPLNAGNVLVIEDNEPAARWLVLINQSLNRPADIDANVFQHEPSPSVDSSSSRASSSLDTSFSDLSKTASGTTIFQKSLLKAISKSFMPVHRKQLKACNCPVEMTKTSYRDACFGCKKAYADETDSSGEDEEEKGKDKEKSRDSDGFVVDGITSGPAIRDPLKYNLIACKQMVGIFVTVWVKKELVQHIGHLRKSCIGRGILGCLGNKGCISISMTLHQTSFCFVCSHLASGQKEGDEFRRNSDVLEILRLTMFSRICRRAGRKIPEKILDHDKVIWLGDLNYRIALSYADTKKLLMENDWDALFEKDQLKIERDAGRVFKGWDEGKIYFAPTYKYSFNSDAYAGETATSKKKRRTPAWCDRILWRGDGIVQLSYYRGESRFSDHRPVCGTFVVEVEVLNKMTKRRSSNADLRIDAEELLPTGKGKGIA, from the exons ATGGCGTCCACTGGCAAGGGAAAAACAAAG GGTTGTGGCCCAAAACTTTTCACAACAAAGGAGAAGACAGCTGCTAAGAGCACAAACAATCCAAGCTGCCATGCTG CTAAGCTCGCGCCAAGTTCTTCTaaggcatcatcatcatcccccTTGAGAACGCTTTCAG AAGTTAAGAGCATGCGCCTCAGCCATTTCCTTGCCCAATCTTCTAATAACACTACAACTGAACCCATCAG AATATTTGTTTCCACCTGGAATGTTGGAGGAAAAACACCTACTGCTGCACTGAACATGGATGATTTTCTGCCCCCTGATGACAATTCGGATATTTATGTTTTGGG TTTTCAGGAAATTGTTCCTCTCAATGCTGGTAATGTGCTTGTGATAGAAGACAATGAACCAGCTGCCAGATGGCTTGTTCTTATAAACCAATCACTAAATCGACCAGCTGACATTGATGCCAACGTCTTTCAGCATGAACCATCTCCCTCTGTTGATTCTTCTTCCTCTCGAGCTTCATCAAGCCTTGACACCTCATTCTCTGACCTATCAAAAACAGCAAGTGGCACCACTATCTTTCAGAAATCCTTGCTAAAAGCCATTAGCAAATCTTTCATGCCAGTCCATAGAAAACAACTTAAGGCCTGCAATTGCCCGGTAGAAATGACCAAAACGTCCTACAGGGATGCTTGCTTTGGATGTAAAAAAGCATATGCAGATGAGACTGATTCCTCTGGAGAGGATGAAGAAGAGAAAGGGAAAGATAAAGAGAAATCAAGGGACTCTGATGGCTTTGTGGTCGATGGAATTACTTCTGGTCCTGCCATTAGGGATCCACTAAAATATAATCTCATAGCGTGCAAACAAATGGTTGGCATTTTTGTTACTGTGTGGGTGAAGAAAGAACTAGTACAACATATTGGGCATCTAAGGAAGTCTTGCATAGGGCGCGGGATTCTGGGCTGTCTTGGAAACAAG GGATGTATATCAATAAGCATGACACTGCACCAGACAAGCTTTTGTTTTGTCTGCAGCCATTTGGCTTCAGGTCAAAAAGAAGGAGACGAATTCAGGAGGAACTCGGATGTTCTAGAGATACTGAGGCTCACAATGTTTTCGAGGATTTGTAGAAGAGCTGGAAGAAAAATCCCGGAGAAAATACTTGATCATGA TAAGGTGATATGGCTTGGTGATCTGAACTACCGTATTGCACTGAGCTATGCAGATACCAAGAAGCTTTTAATGGAAAATGACTGGGATGCTCTTTTTGAAAAGGATCAG CTTAAAATTGAACGGGATGCTGGGCGAGTATTTAAGGGTTGGGATGAGGGGAAGATATATTTTGCTCCAACATACAAGTACTCCTTTAACTCAGATGCTTATGCTGGTGAGACTGCAACatcaaagaaaaagagaagaacTCCTGCGTG GTGTGATAGAATATTGTGGCGTGGGGATGGAATTGTGCAGTTATCCTACTACCGTGGGGAGTCTAGATTTTCGGATCACCGTCCTGTTTGCGGAACCTTCGTTGTTGAGGTTGAGGTACTAAACAAGATGACGAAGAGGCGCTCATCAAATGCTGACTTGAGAATTGACGCTGAAGAGCTCTTACCCACGGGCAAGGGTAAAG GCATCGCATGA